From Astyanax mexicanus isolate ESR-SI-001 chromosome 16, AstMex3_surface, whole genome shotgun sequence, one genomic window encodes:
- the glrx2 gene encoding glutaredoxin 2 isoform X2, whose amino-acid sequence MLVRRWRCMFRPTYCQTQRMGNYTSNASLSSTESAQLVQEVVSHNCVVIFSKTTCPYCKMAKGVFNEIGAAYKVVELDEHSHGRQLQDTLAQMTGARTVPRVFINGKCIGGGSDTRQLHQQGKLLPLIEKCSPCCLNRSEDGSGSGKSPSSQS is encoded by the exons ATGCTTGTGAGGAGGTGGCGTTGCATGTTCAGACCGACTTACTGTCAAACTCAAAG GATGGGAAATTATACGTCCAATGCGAGCTTGTCCAGCACAGAGTCTGCTCAGCTTGTCCAG GAGGTTGTGTCCCACAACTGTGTTGTAATATTCTCCAAGACAACATGCCCGTACTGCAAGATGGCCAAGGGTGTCTTTAATGAGATAGGTGCCGCCTACAAAGTGGTTGAATTGGATGAGCACAGTCACGGCAGACAACTTCAGGATACCTTGGCACAAATGACTGGTGCCAGAACG GTACCGAGAGTATTTATCAATGGAAAGTGCATTGGAGGAGGATCAGATACACGACAACTTCACCAGCAGGGAAAACTGTTGCCTCTCATTGAGAAGTGTAGCCCATGCTGCTTGAACAGAAGTGAAGACGGATCAGGGAGTGGAAAAAGTCCTTCCAGCCAATCTTAG
- the glrx2 gene encoding glutaredoxin 2 isoform X1, translated as MVEFKFDRQQICIVSTVSLLFLFVSAACFSYRPVIIIRMGNYTSNASLSSTESAQLVQEVVSHNCVVIFSKTTCPYCKMAKGVFNEIGAAYKVVELDEHSHGRQLQDTLAQMTGARTVPRVFINGKCIGGGSDTRQLHQQGKLLPLIEKCSPCCLNRSEDGSGSGKSPSSQS; from the exons ATGGTTGAATTTAAATTTGACCGGCAGCAGATTTGTATAGTATCTACAGTATCgttgctttttctttttgtatcaGCTGCGTGTTTCTCCTACCGGCCAGTGATTATCATAAG GATGGGAAATTATACGTCCAATGCGAGCTTGTCCAGCACAGAGTCTGCTCAGCTTGTCCAG GAGGTTGTGTCCCACAACTGTGTTGTAATATTCTCCAAGACAACATGCCCGTACTGCAAGATGGCCAAGGGTGTCTTTAATGAGATAGGTGCCGCCTACAAAGTGGTTGAATTGGATGAGCACAGTCACGGCAGACAACTTCAGGATACCTTGGCACAAATGACTGGTGCCAGAACG GTACCGAGAGTATTTATCAATGGAAAGTGCATTGGAGGAGGATCAGATACACGACAACTTCACCAGCAGGGAAAACTGTTGCCTCTCATTGAGAAGTGTAGCCCATGCTGCTTGAACAGAAGTGAAGACGGATCAGGGAGTGGAAAAAGTCCTTCCAGCCAATCTTAG
- the glrx2 gene encoding glutaredoxin 2 isoform X3: MGNYTSNASLSSTESAQLVQEVVSHNCVVIFSKTTCPYCKMAKGVFNEIGAAYKVVELDEHSHGRQLQDTLAQMTGARTVPRVFINGKCIGGGSDTRQLHQQGKLLPLIEKCSPCCLNRSEDGSGSGKSPSSQS, encoded by the exons ATGGGAAATTATACGTCCAATGCGAGCTTGTCCAGCACAGAGTCTGCTCAGCTTGTCCAG GAGGTTGTGTCCCACAACTGTGTTGTAATATTCTCCAAGACAACATGCCCGTACTGCAAGATGGCCAAGGGTGTCTTTAATGAGATAGGTGCCGCCTACAAAGTGGTTGAATTGGATGAGCACAGTCACGGCAGACAACTTCAGGATACCTTGGCACAAATGACTGGTGCCAGAACG GTACCGAGAGTATTTATCAATGGAAAGTGCATTGGAGGAGGATCAGATACACGACAACTTCACCAGCAGGGAAAACTGTTGCCTCTCATTGAGAAGTGTAGCCCATGCTGCTTGAACAGAAGTGAAGACGGATCAGGGAGTGGAAAAAGTCCTTCCAGCCAATCTTAG